The window TTACGTCATTCCCGATTTGATCGGGAATCCAGCTCTTTCTTCCCTCCCTCTTTTCCGCTATAATCTAAAAAAACAAAAAATCAATGTATAAGTTTTGATATTGAGCCATAAAATCGTGAATCGATGAATACAGAAATCATCCATTTTTTTCATACATTGCCAAAAGATGATGACGGTCATTTTATTATCGGTATGATTGATAAAATCATTATCGATACCATCAATGCCAAAGTCTCCTATGCGGTGGTTAGCGAAGTTAGTTTGATCAAAAATCTAAACCATCACGGAGATTTGGATATTGTTGATTACAAGAAGCTCTCAAACATTGTAATGAATCATCATGTTGTTGTCCAAGACGGCGAAAAAACGGTAGGTGTTGTCCATATCGAAGAGGAAAAATACTATTTTGCTCTCAAAGCAACGGCATCAGGAGAGACGGTTTTTTTAACGTCGTTTAGAAAAACAAGCGATTTGGATTTGAAACGGTTGAAGAAAAAAGTGGAAAAGAAAAAAGCTATTTTGATTTTTGGAAGTTTGTGAAGCCAAAAGGCGAAGGACTCTCATCCCCTTCTAAGACCCGTTCCTAATTAAAGGCGGTACGGCCGAGAGATTCACCGCGTCTTCCTTTTGGTATCGGTAAAATTATAGCATATTAGTAATAAAACGTTACAAAAATATAGACAGAGTCCGCAGATGTTTCATTTTTCGATTCACCGTTCGCCCTGAGCTCAAGGAAACATCGCTCCGCGAGCGGTACCCTTGTTTTGTCGAAGGGTAACGGAATATCTTTCGTCATTCCCGACTTAATCGGGAATCCAGCTCTTTCCTCCCTCCCTCTTTTCCGCTATAATCTAAAAAAACAAAAAATCAATGTATAGGTTTTAGATAATGAAACAGTATGATGCTTTTGATTTGAAGAATAGTGGAAAGGGTAAATAATGCAAAAAGTAAAGATTCACTTTGAAAATTGCTATGGTATTAAAAAATTATTATATGACTTTGATTTTTCAAGTAAAAAAATATATTCCATCTATGCTCCCAATGGAACAATGAAAACATCATTTGCAAAAACAATGTTTGACTTTTCAGAAAGTAAAGATTCAAAAGACTTGATTTTTCCAGAACGATTGCCTATTAGAACAATTCAAGATGAAAATGGTACGGATTTATTATCTCAGAATATTTTTGTAATCGAACCATACAATCCTAATTACAGTTCAGATAAATTATCAACATTGGTAGTGAAAAAAGAATTAAAAGATAGATATGATGCGATATATAAAGATTTAGAAACTGCTCAGAAAGAGTTTATCAAAAAATTAAAAACTGTATCGCAAAGCTCAGATTGTGAATCAGAATTTATTGATACTTTTCAAGAAAATCATAAAGAAACTTTTTTTGACTTACTAATCAAAATCAAGCCAAAACTTGCAGAAGATATGACAATAGATTATGAATTTAAATATAACGATGTATTCGATAAAAAGGGGAATGTCAAAAAGTTTTTAGATAACAATATTGATTCTCTTGATGAGTATATAAAACAATATGAAAGTTTATTGTCCGAGTCAACGTTCTTCAAAAAATCTACAAATACATTTGGAACATACCAAGCAAATGAAATCATTAATTCGGTAAAAGACAATTCATTCTTTGATGCTGGACATTCAATAGAACTTAACGATGCAACAAAGATAAGTTCAGTAAATGAGTTTGAAAAACTTGTAAATGATGAAATACAAAAAATTTTGAATGATTCAAAGCTAAAAAAAGCATTTGAAAAAATCGATCAAGCAATAGGAAAAAATACTGAATTAAGAAATTTCAAAATAGCTTTGGAAAAAAACAATGCATTGATTATCGAATTAAAAAATTATGATGCTTTTAAACAAAAAGTTTGGCTGACATATTTTTCAAATTTATACAACGATGTTGCAACTTTATGGGACTTGTACAATACAAGAAAAGAAGAATTGGAAATGATAATTCGAGAGGCAGTGAGTACAAAAACTGACTGGGAAAAAGCAACAAAAGAGTTCAATGAGCGGTTTAGAGGAGTACCATTTAGATTAGAAATAGAAAATCAAGATGATGTTATTTTAAAAACAAGTGCACCGTCTTTAAAATTCGTATTTACAGATTCAGGTGATGAAAAGCATATTGAAAAAGATGAGTTGCTAAAAGTCTTAAGTCAAGGAGAAAAAAGAGCTTTATATCTTTTAAATATTGTTTTTGAAATACAAGCACGGAAAAAACTAACTCAAGAGACAGTCTTTGTAATAGATGATATTGCAGACTCCTTTGATTATAAAAACAAGTACGCAATCATTGAGTATTTAAAAGATATAGCTCAAGAGCCAAATTTTTATCAGATTATTTTGACGCATAATTTTGATTTTTTCAGAACTATCGGAAGTAGATTGAGTATTGATAGACAGCATAGACTTTATACTATCAAATCAGATGTAGAAGTCAATTTGGTACAAGAAAAATATCAAAAGAATCCTTTTGAATATTGGATCAAAAACATTAATAGCGATACTAACTTTTTGATTGCGCTAATTCCTTTTGTAAGAAATCTAACAGAATATACAAATGGGGTGTCATCAAATACAGATTATGATACATTGACTGAGCTTTTACATATCAAAGGGAACACCTTAAATATTACTAATCAAGATTTAACATCAATTTTTGGTAGAGTTGTACCATCAATCACATCAAATATAGATTCAACAAAAGTTATTGATACGGTTTTTAATTGTGCAGAGACAATTTCTGCGGAAACAACACATACAGAAGTAAATCTGGAGAAAAAAATAGTTTTATCCATTGCAACAAGATTGAAAGCTGAACAATTTATGATTGATAAGATCAATAATCCAAGTATGGTAAATAGCATTAGTGGTAATCAAACATTCGAGCTTTTTAATATTTACAAAAATAATTTCTCGACAGAACAAAATAATATTGAATCATTGGATAAAGTGAATTTGATGACTGCTGAGAATATTCATTTAAACTCATTTATGTATGAACCATTGTTGGATATGTCAGATAGTCATTTAAAAGCTTTGTATTTAGAAATAAAAAATTTGGTATAGGAAAAATATGTCATCACAAACCACTATTCAATGTCCAAAATGCGGCACACAAATCGATGTAAACGAAATCCTCTATCATCAACTCGAAGCTCAGATGAAGAGCAAGTTTGATAGTGAAGTTGACGAACATCGTAAAAAGTACAAAGCGGCTATGGATGAGTTCAAAGCCAAAGAAGAAGCGTTCAAAGATCAGCAAGAAAAGTTCGATGAAAAGCTCCGAGATGGCGTATCAACTCAGCTCAAAGTAGAACGCCAAAAACTATCCGACACCCTCAAAAAACAGATTCTCGATGAACAAAGCGAATCAATGGCGCTACTCCAAAAAGAGTTAGCCGAAAAATCCGAGCAGGTCAAAGAGCTGAACCGCTCAAAAGCCGAAATCGAACAGCTCAAACGCGCAATAACCGAAGCCGAAGAGGTGGCAAAGCTCAAAGCCGAACAGGTGTTAACTGAACGCCTCAAAGAGGAAAAAGAGAAGATTCACAAACTGGTCGATGAACAAAACGAACTCAAACTCAAAGAGAAAGACAAACAGCTCGAAGATCAAAAAAAGCTCATCGAAGAGATGAAGCGCAAAGCCGAGCAGGGCAGTATGCAGATGCAAGGAGAGGTGCAAGAACTCGCCATCGAAGAGTGGTTGATGGCACAGTATCCGTTTGATTCAATCGAAGAGATCAAGAAAGGTCAGCGAGGCGGTGACTGTATCCAGAGTGTTCATACACGCGAGATGCAAAATTGCGGAACGATCTATTACGAGAGCAAGCGGACAAAAGATTTTCAATCTACATGGATCGAAAAGTTTAAAGCCGATATGCGTGATCGTGGAGCAGACATCGGGGTATTGGTCACTAGCACGATGCCAAAAGATATGAGTCGCATGGGATTGCTCGATGGGGTATGGGTGTGTACTTACGAGGAGTTCAAAGGGTTGTCGATGGTGTTGCGTGAAAATGTCATACGTATGGCAAGGGCATTACTCTCCGAAGAGAACAAAACCGACAAGATGACAATGCTATACAGTTTCCTGACCAGTAATGAGTTCAAGATGCAGATCGAAGCAATCGTTGAAGGGTTCAGCCAAATGCAGGCGGATTTGGACTCTGAGCGACGGGCAATGCAACGGATTTGGAAACAGCGGGAAAAACAGATCAATAAAGTTCTCGAAAACACAACGGGGATGTATGGATCGATTCAGGGGATTGCGGGGAATGCTATTGGGAGTATTAAGGCGCTTGAATTACCCTATAGTGGGGAAGATGAAGAGGAAAATTGAATGAATACTAAAAACGAATCAGCCGTGTCTCTCATCATTTCAACCTTGACTTTTATATGCTATTAAACTAAAATCACCAGATATTAATGTAATCAATGCAAATGGTGGTATTTAAATAAATGAATCTATTAAAGACTTTGAAAATATCCAAATGACTAAATTATCTGATGCTAGTAAACTATTTATTATAACAGCTGTGGTTTTTGTTTCCGTATACATTTACAGAAACTACTTCTCTAATGAAGATTATTCAGTACCGAAATATATCACATTTAAAAAATCAATCATAGAAAATGCGACTTTTAAAAACAATACTGACGATAGTGGCAAGCTAAAGCAATTAGCCCAAGAGATTACTGCTCCTTGTAATCATGTTGAAAATTGTGAGATAGAAAGCATTTATAAATACGTTACAAAAATACCTTATTACGCTGGTGATACTACCGTAAAAACACCTGTTGAAGTGCTCTCAACCAATAGTGGAGATTGTGATGAAAAATCATTTTTGATGGCAACATTGCTAAAAGAAAAAAAGCATACCTCAGTATTAATATTTACGAAACAAAATGAAACTTATCACACATTTTTAGGGGTAGCAATAAAAAATGATCAGTCACTAAATCACAATAGTACCTTTTTAAAAGTTGGTGACCAAAAGTATTATTATGCAGAAACAACGCAGAGTGTATGGGAAATAGGGGATTTTAATGGGGTTGAACAAAAAGATATTGTAGGAATCTATGATGTAGAGAACAATAAAAATATATCACTAAAAAAAGTGGAATTAGTAAAAAACTCTTAGCTGGATTTTGTGTCAAGCATGGAATGAACGAATATGCTAATTCCCCTTTATTTTCATTATGCTATAATCGCCCTTTTAATCTTGGAGTCTAATGACAAGAGTTTTACTTCTTATTATTAGTATGGTTTTTTCCCTCTATGGAGCTCCATGGCGAGAGATGAAAAGTTTTCATCTCAAAAAAGATGAAATAGGAAAAGTTCTCATCAAAACATCGTC of the Sulfuricurvum sp. genome contains:
- a CDS encoding DUF2130 domain-containing protein — protein: MSSQTTIQCPKCGTQIDVNEILYHQLEAQMKSKFDSEVDEHRKKYKAAMDEFKAKEEAFKDQQEKFDEKLRDGVSTQLKVERQKLSDTLKKQILDEQSESMALLQKELAEKSEQVKELNRSKAEIEQLKRAITEAEEVAKLKAEQVLTERLKEEKEKIHKLVDEQNELKLKEKDKQLEDQKKLIEEMKRKAEQGSMQMQGEVQELAIEEWLMAQYPFDSIEEIKKGQRGGDCIQSVHTREMQNCGTIYYESKRTKDFQSTWIEKFKADMRDRGADIGVLVTSTMPKDMSRMGLLDGVWVCTYEEFKGLSMVLRENVIRMARALLSEENKTDKMTMLYSFLTSNEFKMQIEAIVEGFSQMQADLDSERRAMQRIWKQREKQINKVLENTTGMYGSIQGIAGNAIGSIKALELPYSGEDEEEN